The following nucleotide sequence is from Streptomyces pactum.
CGCCCGTACGCCCTGCTCGGCCACAGCCTGGGCGGGCTGATCGCCTATGAACTCGCCGTCGAGCTGCGGGAGCGCGGCGCGCCCCCGCCGGCGCACCTGTTCCTGTCGGCGATCGCCGCGCCGCAGTGGCCGCGCACCGGCCGCCCGCTGCACCGGGCCGGCGAGGCCGAGGTGCGGGCGGCGCTGCTGGCCATGGGCGGCACCCCGCCCGAACTACTGGCGAACGAGGAGATCATGGCGCTGGCGCTGCCGGTGCTGCGGGCCGACCACAGCGTCCTGGAGACCTACCGGTACCGGCCGCGGCCCCCGCTGCCACTGCCGGTCACGGTCTTCGGCGGGTCCGCGGACGAGGTGGCGCCACCGGAGGTGCTCGGCGGCTGGCGCGAGCACTCCGACCGGCCGGTGGCCATCCGCCTCTTCCCCGGCGGCCACTTCTTCCTCACCACCGCCCCGGCGGAGGTGATGCGGGGGATCGCGCACGGCCTCGGCCTGCTCAGGCCGGCCCGGTGAGGCCCCGCGCCGCCCCCGGCCTCCCGGCGGCCGGGGCGGCCGGCACCGCTCACCGGCCGGCCCGGCCCTCCGTACCCGTACCGCCCGAAGACCGCCCGCACCGCGACCACTCGCGGACCGACCACCCGTACCACGACCCGACCGCACCGCGACCGCTCGTAGAGCGACCGCTCGTCGACCGACCACCCGTACCGCGATCCGACCGCACCGCCGCTCCGGCCGTCCGTACCCCGCCCGGGGACGCCGGCCGGGCCCGTCAGGAGTGATGTCCATGGAGACCCAGCAGAACCCCACCGCCGCGGCCGGGACGCCCGGCGCCGAAGGCCGGCCGGACGTCACCGGCGCCCTGGTGTCCGGGTTCGGCCTGGTCCGGATCGACCACGTCGGGATGGCGGTCGCCG
It contains:
- a CDS encoding thioesterase II family protein, with product MAGRSAGERHRALFGTGPAPGDRLRLFCFPYAGGNAAAYRGLRAAAPTGLGVYPVELPGRGRRIREVPHTAMASLVASLADDLQGALDRPYALLGHSLGGLIAYELAVELRERGAPPPAHLFLSAIAAPQWPRTGRPLHRAGEAEVRAALLAMGGTPPELLANEEIMALALPVLRADHSVLETYRYRPRPPLPLPVTVFGGSADEVAPPEVLGGWREHSDRPVAIRLFPGGHFFLTTAPAEVMRGIAHGLGLLRPAR